Genomic segment of uncultured Desulfobacter sp.:
AGCCGAATTATTGACGTGGTATCAAAAAACGGCGGGCATCTGGCATCCAGTTTAGGTGTCGTTGAACTGACCATTGCCCTGCATTATGTGTTTGATCTGCCCAAAGACACCCTGATCTGGGATGTGGGACATCAATCCTATGCCCACAAACTGCTAACCGGGCGGCATCAAAACTTTGACACCCTTCGAAAATACAAAGGGATTTCAGGGTTTGTAAAAATAAAAGAAAGCCCCTATGACAGTTTGACCGTCGGCCACGCCTCCACCTCAATTTCTGCGGGGCTTGGCATGTCCTATGCCAAGAAGCTTAAAAAGGACACGTCCAATGTGGTCTCCATCATCGGTGACGGTTCCATGACCGCAGGCCTTGCCTATGAAGGGCTGAACCATTCAGGCGACTCCCAGCAAAAATACATCGTTATATTAAATGATAATGACATGTCCATCTCCGCCAATGTCGGGGCCTTGTCTTCTTATCTGTCCCGGACCTTTTCGCACAAGGCCCTGCAGAACATGCGCAACCAGTTTGGCCAGTTTTTAAAGTCCGTTCCCAAAATCGGGGATGATATGTATGGTTGGGCCAAACGGTGGGAGGAGTCTTTTAAAACCTTTGTGACCCCGGGCATGCTGTTCGAGGCCTTTAATTTTGATTATTTCGGACCCATTGACGGCCATAATCTGGATCATCTCATTGATATTTTATCCAATATCAAAGATCCGGATTCTCCGGTACTGTTGCATGTGACCACCCAAAAGGGCAAAGGATACGAACCAGCTGAAAAAAATCCGGTCTATTTTCACGGTGTGGGAAAATTTTCAGTGGATACCGGAAAATGTCCGGTGTCGTCAAAAAGCGCCCCGCCCTCTTATACCTCGGTGTTCGGCAAATGCATGATTGAACTTGCAAAACAAAACAAGTGCATTGTGGCGGTAACGGCTGCCATGCCAGAAGGTACGGGGTTAGGTCCTTTTTCCGAACAATTTCCAGATAGATTTATAGACGTGGGTATCGCCGAACAGCATGCCGTGACCTTTGCCGCAGGTCTTGCCGCCAAAGGGGGTAAACCTGTGGTGGCCATCTATTCCACCTTTTTGCAGCGCGGCTATGACCAGATTCTTCATGACGTCTGCATTGACAGTCACCCTGTCATTTTTGCCCTGGATCGCGGCGGCATTGTGGGTGAAGACGGCCCCACCCACCACGGATTGTTTGATTTTTCCTATCTTCGGTCCATGCCCAATATGACCGTTATGGCCCCCATGGATGAAAACGAACTGGTACGGATGATGCACACCGCCGTGGCCCACCCGGGCCCCATTGCCCTGCGTTATCCCAGGGGTGTCGGCCAGGGCGTTGACGTTGATTATAATGCCAAAGCGATTGACATCGGCAAAGCAAAGACGGTGCGTACCGGCGACGACCTGTTGATCATCGGTATCGGCCGCTGCGTCAATGACGCCGTGGATGCCGCAGAACAACTGGCCGCCCAGGGTATTGAAAGCACCGTAGTCAACGCCCGGTTTGTAAAACCGCTGGATGCGGACCTGATCCTGAAGCTTGCCGGAAAGATCAAAAAAGTGGTGACCATTGAAGAGCATGTTCTGGCAGGCGGTTTTGGCTCTGCCGTCCTTGAACTCATAGCGGATAACGGCCTTTCAGGGTGTATGGTCAACCGGGTAGGCATTAAAGATCAATTCGTTGAACACGGCACCCAGGCTGAGCTTCGAAGAGATTACGGTGTCGATGCCCAGGCGGTTGTGACCGCAGGATTGAAATTGTGCCGTGAAAAATAAAGCCGTCAGAAAACGCCTGGACCAGGCCCTGGTTGAGCAAGGCCTGATACGTTCAAGGGAACGGGCAAAGGCCGTTATAATGGCCGGAAAGGTTCTGGTGAACGGTTTCAAAGTCGATAAACCGGGAACCCAGGTAAATCCAGATGCCCAGCTTGAGGTCAAAGCCGCGGATCACCCTTACGTCAGTCGGGGGGGGCTTAAACTTGAAAAAGCACTCCAAAGTTTTCCCGTATCTGTCCAGGACGCGGTGTGTCTCGATATCGGTGCCTCCACAGGAGGATTTACCGACTGTCTGCTCAAATTCGGCGCCCGAAAAGTGTATGCAGTGGATGTGGGCTACGGCCAACTTGACTGGTCCCTTCGCCAGGATGACCGGGTGGTGGTCATAGAGCGAACCAATATCCGCCACCTTCCTTATGAAAGCATCGGCCAACCCATGGATACGGTGGTGGCGGACACCTCGTTCATCTCTTTGAAAACCGTTATCCCGGCAGCGGAAAAATTCATGCGGCCGGGCACCGATATCCTGGCCCTGATCAAACCGCAGTTTGAGGCGGGAAAGGAAAATGTCGGCAAAGGCGGCATCGTCAAGGATTCTGAAATCCGAAATCAGGTAAAACAGGATATTATCCTTTTCTTCCAGGACAGGGGGTACAAGGTGAACGGAACCGTTACCTCCCCGGTGTTAGGCGCAAAAGGCAATGAAGAATACGTCATTTCCCTGGTTTATGGAAAAAAATAAAATAATTCTGTTATTTTTATTCCATTTTGATTATTAGAGTATTGTTATTTTGTATATGAAAGTACTGATAAATTGTTAGGTTATTTTCATGTTTTGTTGTGGGATGTGTCCGGGTGTGGTATCCCGGATCGGCCCATGGCGGTTAATAATATTCTAAAGGAGCCGTAATGAGCGAAGAAATCAAATCCATGAGGAATGTGGCTTTTGCGGGCCATGGAGGTGCGGGCAAGACAACTCTTGCTGAGGCTATGCTTTTCAAGGCCGGGGTAACCAATCGCCTTGGCAAGGTTGAAGAGGGAAATACAGTAATGGATTTCCAGCCCGAAGAAACCAAGAAGCAGCAAAGTATTAATACATCATTTATCAAATATACACATGACAAACATGTTGTAACATTGATGGATACCCCCGGGGACCAAAATTTCTTTTCT
This window contains:
- a CDS encoding TlyA family RNA methyltransferase, whose protein sequence is MKNKAVRKRLDQALVEQGLIRSRERAKAVIMAGKVLVNGFKVDKPGTQVNPDAQLEVKAADHPYVSRGGLKLEKALQSFPVSVQDAVCLDIGASTGGFTDCLLKFGARKVYAVDVGYGQLDWSLRQDDRVVVIERTNIRHLPYESIGQPMDTVVADTSFISLKTVIPAAEKFMRPGTDILALIKPQFEAGKENVGKGGIVKDSEIRNQVKQDIILFFQDRGYKVNGTVTSPVLGAKGNEEYVISLVYGKK
- the dxs gene encoding 1-deoxy-D-xylulose-5-phosphate synthase, with the translated sequence MKYLDQINGPDDLKQIPRNELGAVAREIRSRIIDVVSKNGGHLASSLGVVELTIALHYVFDLPKDTLIWDVGHQSYAHKLLTGRHQNFDTLRKYKGISGFVKIKESPYDSLTVGHASTSISAGLGMSYAKKLKKDTSNVVSIIGDGSMTAGLAYEGLNHSGDSQQKYIVILNDNDMSISANVGALSSYLSRTFSHKALQNMRNQFGQFLKSVPKIGDDMYGWAKRWEESFKTFVTPGMLFEAFNFDYFGPIDGHNLDHLIDILSNIKDPDSPVLLHVTTQKGKGYEPAEKNPVYFHGVGKFSVDTGKCPVSSKSAPPSYTSVFGKCMIELAKQNKCIVAVTAAMPEGTGLGPFSEQFPDRFIDVGIAEQHAVTFAAGLAAKGGKPVVAIYSTFLQRGYDQILHDVCIDSHPVIFALDRGGIVGEDGPTHHGLFDFSYLRSMPNMTVMAPMDENELVRMMHTAVAHPGPIALRYPRGVGQGVDVDYNAKAIDIGKAKTVRTGDDLLIIGIGRCVNDAVDAAEQLAAQGIESTVVNARFVKPLDADLILKLAGKIKKVVTIEEHVLAGGFGSAVLELIADNGLSGCMVNRVGIKDQFVEHGTQAELRRDYGVDAQAVVTAGLKLCREK